From a single Alloactinosynnema sp. L-07 genomic region:
- a CDS encoding helix-turn-helix domain-containing protein, producing MTERDDRVLRGLYDLKNLFGDKWVPAILVALRDGPLRRVEILSTVNSYSIDENWTDKHAVLHDSILARTLKKMREQGIIVRESCDKSFPPEVAYSLNPAVTEVLTLAEPLIEWTLAHPELLSQAQAHSRHSGAEAAILDDVVDLGSSAGDGRFHSSERRPRAGGAVG from the coding sequence GTGACGGAGCGAGACGACAGGGTCCTTCGTGGACTGTATGACCTGAAGAACCTTTTCGGGGACAAGTGGGTACCCGCCATCCTGGTGGCACTTCGGGACGGCCCGCTGCGTCGGGTAGAGATTCTTTCCACGGTCAACTCGTATTCCATCGACGAGAATTGGACGGACAAACACGCTGTCCTGCACGATAGCATTCTGGCGCGCACATTGAAAAAGATGCGCGAACAGGGGATCATCGTTCGTGAGAGTTGCGACAAGTCTTTTCCGCCGGAAGTCGCGTACTCGTTGAACCCAGCGGTCACCGAGGTGTTGACGCTGGCAGAGCCTCTGATCGAGTGGACACTTGCCCATCCGGAATTGCTCTCTCAGGCGCAAGCGCACAGCCGTCACAGTGGTGCGGAGGCGGCCATTCTCGATGATGTCGTGGATCTCGGCTCCTCGGCCGGTGACGGTCGGTTCCACTCCTCTGAACGACGCCCTCGCGCCGGTGGCGCCGTCGGGTGA